The Castanea sativa cultivar Marrone di Chiusa Pesio chromosome 11, ASM4071231v1 genome contains a region encoding:
- the LOC142617908 gene encoding 17.8 kDa class I heat shock protein-like gives MSLFQTLFDQRNFFDPFKGFLSENSDIIASGNTNMDWKETPHAHIFEIDLPGLTKEDVKLEVHEGKVIHISAERKEELDNEKTDKWHCKERSRGSFMRQFRLPDNAKVDEIKASMHDGVLVVTVPKDETKKKHKQHKEVGISGDEEGKRHAPKGLGRFVCCKA, from the coding sequence ATGTCCCTCTTTCAAACCCTCTTTGATCAGAGAAACTTTTTTGATCCTTTCAAAGGGTTTCTCTCAGAAAACTCAGATATCATAGCCTCTGGGAACACCAACATGGACTGGAAAGAAACCCCACATGCCCACATCTTCGAAATTGATCTTCCGGGTCTTACAAAAGAGGATGTGAAGCTTGAAGTTCATGAAGGGAAAGTGATTCATATAAGTgcagagaggaaagaagagctAGACAATGAGAAAACCGACAAGTGGCACTGCAAGGAGAGAAGTAGAGGTAGCTTCATGAGGCAGTTTCGGTTGCCTGATAATGCAAAAGTTGATGAGATTAAGGCTTCGATGCATGATGGGGTACTTGTTGTGACTGTGCCTAAAGATGAGaccaaaaagaagcataaaCAACATAAGGAGGTTGGAATTTCTGGGGATGAAGAAGGTAAACGACATGCTCCAAAAGGACTTGGTCGTTTTGTGTGCTGCAAAGCTTAA
- the LOC142614838 gene encoding peroxidase 7-like, producing the protein MMKKCCYLTIFVLLVHSEFLAIQPVNATAKRVVVPQNPADYLSLTYYLNKCPDAEGIIQQKLGAWIQRDFTLAASLIRLHFHDCAVRGCDASILLNYKGSERSSYVSSTLRGFQVIDDIKAELEKRCPRTVSCADILTAAARDATVFAGGPFWEVLFGRKDGRISLAKEAEVVPQGHENVTALIEFFQTKGLNILDLVTLSGAHTIGRCTCGTILNRLYNFNGTRKPDPSLNTTYLNLLKKRCKRSTDLVYLDVITPRTFDTIFYTNLQRKVGLLTTDQELYSDQRTLPFVEAMASQPFLFQNQFIVSMTNLGNVQVLTGNEGEVRVNCNYVNPR; encoded by the exons atgatgaAGAAGTGTTGCTATTTGACTATCTTTGTCCTCCTTGTTCATTCGGAGTTTTTGGCCATTCAACCTGTAAATGCGACAGCTAAAAGGGTGGTCGTTCCTCAAAATCCTGCAGATTATCTGTCTTTGACTTACTACCTAAACAAATGTCCAGATGCTGAGGGCATCATTCAGCAAAAATTGGGAGCTTGGATTCAGAGGGATTTCACCTTGGCTGCTAGTCTCATTCGTTTACACTTCCACGATTGTGCTGTTCGG GGATGTGATGCATCCATATTGCTGAACTACAAAGGGAGCGAGAGGTCATCTTATGTGAGCAGCACTTTGAGAGGCTTCCAAGTGATTGATGACATTAAGGCAGAACTTGAGAAGAGATGTCCCAGAACTGTCTCTTGCGCTGACATTCTCACTGCTGCGGCTAGAGACGCCACTGTTTTCGCCGGAGGACCCTTCTGGGAAGTCCTATTTGGACGTAAAGATGGTAGAATTTCTTTAGCCAAAGAAGCAGAAGTTGTCCCTCAAGGCCATGAAAATGTAACCGCTTTGATTGAGTTCTTCCAAACCAAAGGTTTGAATATACTTGACTTAGTCACTCTCTCTGGGGCACATACCATTGGTAGATGTACCTGTGGTACAATTCTAAATAGGCTCTATAACTTCAATGGAACCAGAAAGCCTGATCCCTCACTCAATACCACTTACTTGAACTTGTTGAAGAAAAGATGTAAGCGTTCAACAGATTTGGTTTACCTTGATGTCATAACTCCAAGGACTTTTGACACTATTTTCTACACAAATCTTCAGAGGAAAGTAGGGCTGTTAACAACGGATCAAGAACTCTATTCAGATCAAAGAACCTTACCCTTTGTAGAAGCTATGGCATCTCAGCCATTTCTATTTCAGAACCAGTTTATAGTGTCTATGACAAACCTTGGAAACGTGCAAGTTCTTACTGGAAATGAAGGTGAAGTTAGAGTGAACTGCAACTATGTTAATCCTCGTTGA
- the LOC142617144 gene encoding metacaspase-4-like translates to MTKRAVLIGCNYPDTKAELRGCINDVKRMYQCLVDKYGYSEEDITVLIDTDESYTQPTGKNIRRALKDLVGSAESGDLLFVHYSGHGTRLPAETGEDDDTGYDECIVPCDMNLITDDDFRELVDQIPEGCRLTIVSDSCHSGGLIDEAKEQIGESTKREGNGSGSGSGSGFGFKNFLKQSVGDAFESRGIRIPHRRHHEEEEEEDVDRDIDYGEHGYVKSRSLPLSTLIEILKQKTGKDDIDVGKLRPALYNIFGEDATPKVKKFMKVIFNKLQHRDDEGESGGGGGLLGMVGSLAQDFLKQSLEENNEGYSKPALETQVGSKKEAYAGSMQRALPDNGILISGCQTDQTSADATPGGNAARAYGALSNAIQTIIEETGGEITNQELVLRTRQLLKSQGFKQRPGLYCSDHHVDAPFVC, encoded by the exons ATGACAAAGAGAGCGGTGCTGATAGGGTGCAACTACCCAGATACGAAGGCAGAGCTGAGAGGGTGTATCAACGATGTGAAGAGGATGTACCAGTGTTTGGTGGACAAGTACGGATACTCAGAGGAAGACATCACTGTTTTGATCGACACAGATGAGTCTTACACTCAGCCAACAGGGAAAAACATCCGCAGGGCTTTGAAGGATCTGGTGGGATCGGCTGAGTCTGGAGATTTGTTGTTTGTGCACTACAGTGGCCACGGGACTCGTCTGCCAGCGGAGACCGGTGAAGATGATGATACAGGATATGATGAGTGCATTGTTCCCTGTGATATGAATCTCATCACTG ATGATGATTTCAGGGAATTGGTAGACCAGATCCCAGAAGGTTGCCGGTTGACCATTGTCTCTGATTCATGCCACAGCGGTGGCCTCATTGACGAGGCTAAGGAGCAGATTGGGGAGAGTACAAAGCGTGAGGGAaatggctcaggctcaggctctgGCTCtggatttggatttaaaaattttctgaaACAGAGTGTGGGAGATGCATTTGAGTCCCGTGGAATCCGCATCCCACATCGTCGTCATCatgaggaggaggaagaagaagatgttgaCAGAGATATTGATTATGGGGAGCACGGCTATGTGAAGAGTAGGTCTCTGCCTCTCTCCACTCTCATCGAAATACTCAAGCAGAAAACCGGTAAAGATGACATTGATGTTGGGAAGCTGCGGCCAGCACTTTACAACATCTTTGGGGAAGATGCAACCCCAAAGGtgaagaagttcatgaaggtaATCTTTAACAAACTTCAGCATAGGGACGATGAAGGTGAAAGTGGAGGGGGCGGTGGGTTGTTGGGAATGGTTGGAAGTCTGGCTCAAGATTTCCTCAAACAAAGCCTGGAGGAGAACAATGAGGGGTACTCAAAGCCAGCCCTGGAGACACAAGTAGGTAGCAAGAAAGAGGCTTATGCTGGATCAATGCAGCGAGCACTTCCTGACAATGGAATTCTGATTAGTGGCTGCCAGACTGACCAAACCTCAGCTGATGCTACTCCTGGAGGCAATGCTGCTAGAGCTTATGGAGCTCTTAGCAATGCAATTCAGACCATCATCGAGGAGACAGGTGGTGAAATCACCAATCAGGAGCTTGTTTTGAGGACTAGACAGCTGCTAAAGAGCCAGGGTTTTAAACAGCGACCCGGCCTCTATTGCAGTGACCATCATGTTGATGCTCCTTTTGTGTGCTGA
- the LOC142617147 gene encoding metacaspase-4-like, protein MTKRAVLIGCNYPDTKAELRGCINDVKRMYQCLVDKYGYSEEDITVLIDTDKSYTQPTGKNIRKALKDLVGSAEPGDLLFVHYSGHGTRLPAEAGEDDDTGYEECIVPCDMNLITDDDFRDLVDQIPEGCRLTIVSDSCHSGGLIDEAKEQIGESTKREGNGSGSGSGSGSGFGFRNFLKQSVEDAFESRGIRIPHRRHHEEEEDVDRDIAYGEHGYLKSRSLPLSTLIEILKQKSGKDDIDVGKLRPALYNIFGEDATPKVKKFMKVIFNKLQHRHDEGDSGEGGGLLGMVGSLAQDFLKQSLENHEGYSKPALETQVGSKKEAYAGSMKRALPDNGILISGCQTDQTSADATPGGSAAAAYGAFSNAIQTIIKETGGEITNQELVLRARQLLKSQGFSQRPGLYCSDHHVDAPFVC, encoded by the exons ATGACAAAGAGGGCGGTTCTCATAGGGTGCAACTACCCAGATACGAAGGCAGAGCTGAGAGGGTGTATCAACGATGTGAAGAGGATGTACCAGTGCTTGGTGGACAAGTATGGATACTCAGAGGAAGACATCACTGTTTTGATCGACACAGATAAGTCTTACACTCAGCCAACAGGGAAAAACATCCGCAAGGCTTTGAAGGATCTGGTGGGATCAGCTGAGCCTGGAGATTTGTTGTTTGTGCACTACAGTGGCCACGGGACTCGTCTGCCAGCGGAGGCTGGTGAAGATGATGATACTGGATATGAGGAGTGCATTGTTCCCTGTGATATGAATCTCATCACTG ATGATGATTTCAGGGATTTGGTAGACCAGATCCCAGAAGGTTGCCGGCTGACCATTGTCTCTGATTCATGCCACAGTGGTGGCCTCATTGATGAGGCTAAGGAGCAGATTGGGGAGAGTACAAAGCGTGAAGGAAATGGCTCGGGCTCAGGCTCGGGCTCGGGCTCTGGATTTGGATTTAGAAATTTCCTGAAACAGAGTGTGGAAGATGCATTTGAGTCCCGTGGAATCCGCATCCCACATCGTCGTCATCATGAGGAGGAAGAAGATGTTGACAGAGATATTGCTTATGGGGAGCACGGCTATTTGAAGAGTAGATCTCTGCCGCTCTCAACTCTCATCGAAATACTCAAGCAGAAATCCGGTAAAGATGACATTGATGTTGGGAAGCTACGGCCAGCACTTTACAACATCTTTGGGGAAGATGCAACGCCAAAGGtgaagaagttcatgaaggtcATCTTTAACAAACTTCAGCATAGGCACGATGAAGGTGACAGTGGAGAGGGTGGTGGGTTGTTGGGAATGGTTGGAAGTCTGGCTCAAGATTTCCTCAAACAAAGCCTGGAGAACCATGAGGGGTATTCAAAGCCAGCCCTGGAGACACAAGTAGGTAGCAAGAAAGAGGCTTATGCTGGATCAATGAAGCGAGCACTTCCTGACAATGGAATTCTGATTAGTGGCTGCCAGACTGACCAAACCTCAGCTGATGCTACTCCTGGAGGCAGTGCTGCCGCAGCTTATGGAGCTTTTAGCAATGCAATTCAGACCATCATCAAGGAGACGGGTGGTGAAATCACCAATCAGGAGCTTGTTTTGAGGGCTAGACAGCTGCTAAAGAGCCAGGGTTTTAGCCAGCGACCCGGCCTCTATTGCAGTGACCATCATGTTGATGCTCCTTTTGTGTGCTGA